In Hydra vulgaris chromosome 06, alternate assembly HydraT2T_AEP, a genomic segment contains:
- the LOC136081829 gene encoding uncharacterized protein LOC136081829 gives MADTAVSADESINEAISPLDNKELVICVTGYVYTEHNNKENSSVEEKHQKGTGLMNFIRTKSTRKVKFKDVKENSSNTNSSIKALPTYKSLDSLNDEPPRYEVVTGKPLQHGHVVLEQEIERHEEDNESESSAGSSRIRHLLNSNRLIRLVTFGMLFIVIILMLIGILKMKK, from the exons ATGGCAGATACTGCTGTAAGTGCAGATGAAAGCATTAACGAAGCTATTTCTCCTCTAGACAATAAAGAATTAGTGATATGTGTTACAGGATATGTTTATACAGAACACAATAACAAAGAAAACTCGTCTGTTGAAGAAAAGCACCAAAAAGGAACAGgattaatgaattttattagaacTAAATCAACGCGGAAAGTCAAATTTAAAGACGTCAAAGAAAATTCTAGCAATACAAATTCCTCCATTAAAGCACTTCCAACTTATAAAAGTCTAGATTCTTTAAATGACGAGCCACCTAGATACGAGGTGGTAACAGGCAAACCATTGCAGCATGGACATGTTGTTCTGGAACAG GAAATTGAAAGACATGAAGAAGATAACGAATCTGAATCTTCTGCAGGTAGTTCTCGTATAAgacatttattaaatagtaatcGATTGATTCGTCTAGTTACATTTGGAATGTTATTTATCGTTATTATTCTTATGTTGATTGgaatcttaaaaatgaaaaaataa